From the genome of Pirellulales bacterium:
TAGTCGCACAATGCACGGCAATTCAGTTCACGACGCCCACGGAAAAATCTTTCCCTTCCCAATTCCCGGCGTCGAGCCAGTAGATGGTGAAGACGATCCGGGCGCCGGCGGCCAGCGATCGTATCGGCAGGTCGGCCACGTACATGCCGATGTCCGTATCGCGGGAATCGGTGTTCTCGGCGGTTTTCCAGCCATCGGCGCTCCAGCGGATGCGGGCCGGGGCTTCGGTTTCGATCCGCAGGATGTGCCCCGCAGGAATGCGTTGAACCTGGGCGTCGAGCCGCCAGGGAGCATGTTTGCCGCGCGTCTTTTCCACCAAATAGCGTTCCACCGTTTGCGGCGGCGTGTCGAACACCTTGCCATCGGCAAGCGATCGGAGCAGTTTGACGTGCTCGGCATGCGCCCAAACGAGCGGCCGGGCCGATCCGGTCGGCCGGCCCGGAAACAGCTCTTTTTCCGGGATTGGCTCGCGATCCCAAACCTGCTCGGAAATCAGGCCCGAGTCGCTGGCCAGGGCTTCCATCGACTCGAGCAGCCGCCGGGCTTCACGCGTGCGGCCGGCGGCCAACTCGTAATGAGCCCGCTCCCCGGCAAACAGCGGCCAGACGCGCCCGACGCCGGTGCCGTCGAACGGGCTTCCGTCTTCGTGTTCGCCGTAGCCATCGTGATTATAGCGATGCCAGCACGGGCCTTTCGGCGTGTCGACCTTCAACACCGCATCGACCACTCGCACCGTGTTCACGATCCGCGGATCGCCGGCGGCTCGCAGGCCGAATCGCACGAGCGCCAGCGAATCGACGCTGACGATCGCATCGGCCGCGAACTCATTGTCGCCGGGCAGGTTCGGAATTTTGATCATTTCCTCGGTCAGCGGAATCCGCCCGGAAAGCCGTTCTTTGGGAGCGATGCGCACGTAGTAGCCGTCGACGCCGACTTTCTTGGCGAGAGCCGTTTGCTCGACGTAGGTCCACCTTTCGATTGCATCGTTCCAAGCGTCGGCCGTCTCGCGAAGGTAGGCGGCGAGTTTCGGCTCGTTGTTTCCCGCGGCCATTTCCGCGGCGACCAGCAGCGCCGCGATCATGGCCCCCAGGGTGTACGCGGTCAGGCCGGCGTCTTCTTCCCAGCGATCTTCCTGCGTCGACGGCCCATGCCGCACGATATAGCCGGCCGCCTTGCGAACCATTAGCCACAGCCGGTCGAGTTCGCCGGGCTGGATCTTCTCGTGCCGGCGGGCCAGATCGAGCAGCAAAATGGGACTAGCGACTTCATCAAGCTGAATGCCTTTCCAGAATTCGGTTCCGTCGAGCCACATGTTTTGCGGCCAATGGCCGTCGGCTTCTTGCGTCGTTTCGAAAAATCGCAAAGCCCGCAGCACTTCGTCGGTCGCGCCGGCGGCGATCAGGGCGCTGGCGGTTTCGTAGGCGTCGCGCGGCCAGACGACGTGGTAGCCGGCTTTATCCTTGTCGCCATGGATTTCGCCCCAGGGGTCGGACAGGCTGGCGATGGTGCCTCCCTGAAAATCTTTGGATTCGTGTGTCGCCAGCACGGCCGTGCTGGTGCGGTAGGCCGAGCTATTGGCTTTTTCGCCCGAGTCCAAATGATCCAACGTTTTTTGCCAACCCGTCCATTCTTTCACGTAGCGCTCGAGGGCCGCATCGAAGCCGTGGTTCAGGCTCGCTCGAGCCCGATGCGCCGCCTCGCTCGAATTTCGGCCAAAGCCGAGCGCCAGCACGAATTCTTTCTCTTCGGAGAGATCGATTTCGCCCACGAGCGCGACGTTGCCGTCGTCGGCCCGATCGTATTTGCAAGTGAGTTGCTTGTGTTCGTGGAGGTCTTGCCAACCGTCGGACACACCGACGTATCCCGCCGAGCGGTGCAGCCATGCGGCCGAGCAGGCCAGGGCGAGGGCAAAACCTTCGCGATCCGCCATCAGCATGGGGATTCCTTTGAAATCATCAAGGAAGGCGTTGTTGCCGGCGCCCCGGTCCTCCAAGTGCGGCGCCAATAGCGCGTACAGGTGATAACGCGATGGCGATCCGCGCATCGCCCTGAATCGGATTTGCTGCAAGATTGAGTGTCGCCAAGGGTCGGCCACGATCGTCTTCTCGATCGTATAGTGGCCTTGCTTGCAGGCATTCGTGATTTGGAAGGCGGGAATGCCGTGGCCCAGCCACAGAACGTTGGACTGCGTGTCGGTTTTCTCCTCGGAGAAGAACGAATCGCCGTCGGTGACAATCATGCCCAGATCGCGCGCCGCCGCGGAATCGATGCGCGGGTAGAAGATTTCGCCCAAGATGCCGTGATGGGTCGTGAACCACACATGGCTGGCAAGATTTCTCGCCGTTCCCACGCTTGTCTTTTGACTGGTTGTCCAATGGGGTTTGGCGCCTGGTTTTCCCGGCGCTTGCGGAGAGTGAATCATGTGAAGTTCGTCTGCCATGGTTGCCATCAAATTCACTCCGTCGCGCCCGATGCAGTTTCACCGGCGGCTAGCGCCTTGCCGCTCACGTGCAAGCGCTGGTTAGCGGCAAGGCGCTAGCCGCTGGTATTTGGCGCGCCGATTTCAGCTTCCGGCAAAAGCGATCGTCGTGATCAGCGCGTTTTCCGCTTGCCGTGAGTCGAGCCGCGTGTGTTGCACGACGATCGGCACGTCGGACTCGATCAGGCTCGCATAGTTGGTTTCGTGCGGGATCGGCTCGGGATCGTCGAGATCGTTGAACCGCAAGTGCATCGTGCGGCGGGCCGGCAATGTCTTCTTATACGGGCCCGCCGGCTCGCGATCGGAAAAGAAAATCGTGATCTCGACCTGGGCATCCTTGTCGCTCACATTCAGCAAACAGGCGGTTTCGTGACTGGTCATGGCCGGCTCGGGTCCATGACTCCAGCCGGGAATATAACCCTCCGCGATCGCCCAGCGCTTCGAACCGATGGGGTCAGGCATTTGATTTGCGACTCCGGGCCAAAACAGGAACGGCATTTGTGCGCGTAGTAGTGCAAAACAAGTGCCGCCTGCCGAAGGGCTGAAGTTCGCGACGGCAGCGTGCAAACCAACGTCGACTAGCATCCGCCACTGGCCGACTTCGCTGGCCAGTGGCACACGCGTCGTTGCTTCCGTGCGCGGCGCCGGCTTGATCGCGGAACAAGCACGCCGGTCACCCTGGAACCGAATTCGAGCGTTGCGGGCGCAGTCGTTCGCTAGCCAACATCGCAGAAGGTGTGGATGATGGACAACTTCATTCGCTTTGTGGGGCCGGGTCGGGCCGTCGAAGTGTTCAACGTCCGGCTGGTCGGGCTCAACGCACAGACGGGAATGAAGATCGTCTTTACGCTTCTGTTCATCTTTTTTCTGTGGGCGTTGAATTGGTGTCTGAAAAAGATCGCTACGTTAGCGCTGCGCGGCCGGTTCAATCGCCGGGCCGGTTTTTGGACCAGCCAAACAATCCACCTCGTGCTGGCGGCGTTGTTTCTGCTGGCATTGATTTCGATCTGGTTCGACAATCCCAGCCAACTGACGACCGTATTCGGCCTGTTTTCCGCCGGTTTGGCCGTGGCTCTGCAAAAGGTGATCACTTCGCTTTCCGGCTATTTCGTGATTCTCCGCGGCCGGACATTCAATATCGGCGATCGGATCGTGATGGGGGGCGTGCGCGGCGACGTGATCGGCTTGGGATTCATTCAGACGACCATCATGGAGATGGGCCAACCGCCGGCCGAGCAAGCCGACGAACCGGCGATGTGGGTCCGCAGCCGCCAATACACCGGCCGGCTCGTGACGGTGACGAACGACAAGATCTTCGAAGAGCCGGTGTTCAACTACAGCCACGAATTCCCCTATATCTGGGAAGAGATGATGCTCCCGGTCGGCTATACGGCAGATCGTGATCGGGCGGAGCAGATCTTGCTCGACGTGGCCAAGAAGCACACCGAGAAGATCAGCGATCTTGGCGCGGATGCGGCCAAAGAGCTACGCCGCCGCTATCCGGTCGATATCGACGACTGGGAGCCGCGCGTCTATTGGCGACTGACGGATAATTGGCTGGAACTGACCGTGCGCTTTCTCACGCGCACGCACGACATCCGATCGCTAAAGGATCGCATGTCGCGCGAGATCATCAAATCGCTTGACGAGGCACATATCGGCATCGCGTCGTCGACCTACGATGTCGTCGGATTCCCGCCGCTGAAAATCGATCTCGACGCGGCCACCATCGATCGCCTTCGGCCATCGAAGGCAGATCCGCAATCCAACGCAGACCAGAGCGTGAAAGAAGATCAGCCGTCGGACGGCAATTCGCAGCCGGCCAAGCGCTAGTGTCGTGTCTGCGGAATAGCGTGCTGGATCAAACACGCCACGGCGGGCTCGGTGGTTAGCCCGATCGCCGTGATCAATGCGGCATGTAGTTTGCATTGCCACTGCCACCTTCCGTTTCCAGCGAAATCCAGCGACTTATCAACAATCCTCGGTCCTGCCATGCGCCGACAACCGCTTCGACTCGGCCAATGGGCGTTTTGGTGGACCGGGCTTTTTGCGCTTTATCTGCTGCTGATCGTCAAGCTTCAGTGGCAGGAATTGAGCGTGGCGGTGTTCATCACGGCGACGGCGGCAACTGCGGCGTGGCTTTCCGGGCGGGCGGGAAAATTGCGCTACCGCCCGCATTTTCATTGGCTCCGCTTCGCCGCCCGGCTGCCTCCCAAGGTCGTCGTCGATTGTGCCACGGTGATCGGCGCATTGTGGCCGCGACTGGCGCGGGGCAAACGCTTGCAAGGCGTGGTGCGCGAGGTGCCATTTAAGCCCGGCGGCAATGGCCCCGTTTCAAGGGCTCGTCGAGCGCTTGTGGTCGCGGCCGTTTCGCTGGCCCCGAACACATTTGTCATCGATCTCGACGCGGAGCGCGGCGTTCTCATCGTCCATCAACTCGTTCCCTCGAAAGAACCGCCGGGGCACGGCGATCGCGAGTGGCCGCTATGAATGTCTGGCTGTGGGCAGCGCTGGCGTTGATGCTGGGCCTCGTGCCCTGCGGCTGGGTTTGCGTGCGCGCGGCGACCATCGATCGACTCGTCGCGGTGGAATTGGCCGGCACGATCGCGGCTTCCGTGGTGATGCTGCTCGCGGAGGGCTACGAGCGGCGGGTGTTGTTCGACGTTGCGCTCGGAATCGCGCTGCTTTCATTTCCGTCGGGATTGGTGTTTGCCCATTTCTTGGAGCGCTGGCTATGACCGGCAGCGAAACCGCCGTGGCAATTGTGCTGGCGCTGGCCGTGATCGGCGAGTGGCTTGCCGTGATCGGCCTGGCGGCGATGCGTTCGGTGTACGGCCGGCTGCATTATGCGGGACTGGCGACGCTTGTCGGGCCGCCGCTGATCGCCGCCGCCGTGGCCATTCATCATTCTTCGGCCGAGGCCGTGATCAAAGCCGTGTTGACCGCGTTGGCGCTACTGATCATTGCGCCGGTGTTGACGCATGCCACGGCGCGGGCCGCGCATACGCGTCAACAAGTTTCCTCGCACGAAGGAGGCGAACCATGAACCCCTTGGCCGCGACAAGCCTGCTGTTGGTCGCGCTCGGCGGCACTGCGGTCGTGCTCACGCGCGATCCGGTCCGGCAGGCGATCGCGCTGAGCTTCTACGGATTGCTGCTGACGCTATTGTTTCTCGTGCTGCAAGCGCCGGACGTGGCGCTATCCGAGCTGGCGGTCGGGGCAGCGGCATTGCCCGTGATCCTGTTGGTCAGCCTGTCGAAAGTCGGGCCTCAGAAGCAATGAGCGATCGAACTCGCAAACTGCTGTTTTTCGCTTCGGCCGCGGGATTCGGCGCCTTCTTGCTTTGGGCGCTGGCCGGTCTGCCGCGCTTTGGCGACTATCGCGGCGCATACGGGCGGGCGATCAATTCGCTCGGCGTTCCCGCTCGGCATGTCACCGACATGGCCACGGCGATCAACTTCGATTTTCGCGGTTTCGACACGCTTGGCGAAGAATACATTTTATTTGTCTCGGTGACCGGCTTGGCGCTATTGCTTCGTCGGATGCGCGGCGAAATCGAAGATGCGCCGCTGGAATTCGCGCCCGATCGCCAGGTGAAGCCGCGCGGCGACTGCGTCGGCGGCTTGGGGCTATTGCTCACTGGCGCCACGAATCTGTTCGGGCTGTATATCGTGGTGCATGCGCATCTCACGCCAGGCGGCGGCTTTCAGGGCGGGGCGATTCTCGGCACCGCTTGCCTGCTCGTCTACCTGGCGATCGGCTATCGCGTGTTTCGCACGATCTCGCCCAAGTCGCTGATGGAATCGGCCGAGTCGATCGGCGCGGGCGGTTACGCCGCGATCGGCATCGCGACGCTGATCGCCAGCGGCGCGTTTCTTGCCAATTGTTTGCCGCTGGGAAAGACGGGCAATCTTTTCTCCGGCGGCACGATCCCGGTGATCAATCTCGCGGTCGGGCTCGAGGTCGCCGGCGGATTCATTCTCATGTTCGCCGAATTTCTCAAAACGACCCGGCGCCCTGCCGAGTCGCGCAAACCATGAACTATCTCCCCTTCGCAGTGACCGCTTGGCTGTTTGTGATCGGCGCCTATGGCATCGTTACCAGCCGAAACCTGATCCACTTGATCGTTTGCCTCTCGGTCATTCAATCGTCGACGTATGTGCTGTTGCTTTCGATCGGATACGTCGCCGGGGCGGGGCCGCCGGTGTTCGCCAATGTGCCGCCCGGCACGCCCGCGGTCGATCCGATCGTGCAGGCAATGGCGCTGACGGACATCGTCGTCGGCGCGACGGTGACGGCCCTGCTTCTGGCGATGGCGGTGCAGGTTCACAAGCATTTGAAAACGCTCGATCCTCGGCAAGACCGGCCGATGGAGGGTTGAATGAGCGCGCTTGGACCGCTGGCGGTCGCGATTCCGCTGTTGGTCGCGGCCATTCTCACTGCAACCGGCGCCATTGGCTTGCGCAGGCTCCGCGATGCGATCGCCGTGCTGACGGCCATCGCCGTGGCAATCTTCTGCGGCATCCTGCTGTTCGGTTCGCGCGATGCGACGATCGTCTATTGGTTTGGCAATTGGCGGCCGCACGGCGGCGTGGCGATCGGGATCGACTTCGCCATCGATCCGCTCGGGGCGGGCATCGCGCTGTTGGCGGCACTGCTGACGACGGCGTCGTTGATTTATTCCTGGTGGTATTTCGACACCGCCGGTTCGCTCTTCTCGACGCTGATGCTCGCCTTTCTGGCGGGCATGGTCGGCTTCGCCCTCTCCGGCGATTTGTTCAACATGTTCGTATTCTTCGAACTGATGGGCGCCGCCGGCTATGCCCTGACCGGATTCAAAATCGAAGAAGAGCCGGCTTTGATGGGCGCGTTCAGCTTCGCGGTGGTCAACACGCTCGGTGCGTTTCTGGTGTTGATCGGCTTGGGGCTATTGTACGGCCGCACCGGGGCCCTGAATTTGGCCCAAATCGGCCGCGCTCTCGACGGACATCCGGCCGATGGATTGGTGATTGGGGCCTTTGTGTTGATCGCCAGCGGATTCGGGGTGAAAGCGGCCGTCGTGCCGCTCCATTTTTGGCTCGACGATGCGCATGCCGTGGCGCCGTCGCCGGTGTGCGTGCTGTTTTCGGGCGTGATGGTCGAACTGGGGCTCTACGCGATCGCCCGAGTTTATTGGAGCGTTTTTGCCGGCGCGTTCGAGCCGAGCCGCGACGCGATCCGCGGCATCGGCGTGGGCGTCGCGACGGCGACGGTTCTGGTCGGCGGCGTGATGTCGTTCTGCCAAAGCCATCTCAAACGGCTGTTGGCGTTTTCGACGATCAGCCACGTCGGCATGTTTCTGCTTGGAATGGCGATGCTCTCGCCGCTGGGGCTTGCCGGTGCGGCGCTCGAAATCGGTGGGCACGGCGTGATCAAGGGAGCGCTGTTCCTGGGGGCGGGCATCTTGCTGAACTGCTTCGAAAGCGTCGACACCAACCAGCTTCGCGGCCGCGGTCGGCGGCTTCCAATCCTGGGCACGCTCATGGCAATCGCCGCCGTTGCGCTCTGCGGATTTCCCTATCTGGGATTGAACGGCGGCGAAGGAATCGCCGTTCGCGCGGCCGAGCATCAGCATCTTGGATTCATTTCCTACGTGATGCTTTGCGGCTCGATCCTCACCGGCGGCGCAGTGCTGCGGGCATTGGCCGAGGTGTTTTTGGGACTAGAGGCGAAACAGCCGGAAGCCCACAGAACGCCGAGCCACGAAAATAGGGAAGTCGATCAGAAATTCAATCGGCCACCGATCGTCATGCTCGCGCCAATGGTGCTTCTGCTGGCGATCGGTGTTGGTCTCGG
Proteins encoded in this window:
- a CDS encoding monovalent cation/H+ antiporter complex subunit F, which translates into the protein MNVWLWAALALMLGLVPCGWVCVRAATIDRLVAVELAGTIAASVVMLLAEGYERRVLFDVALGIALLSFPSGLVFAHFLERWL
- a CDS encoding monovalent cation/H(+) antiporter subunit G — translated: MTGSETAVAIVLALAVIGEWLAVIGLAAMRSVYGRLHYAGLATLVGPPLIAAAVAIHHSSAEAVIKAVLTALALLIIAPVLTHATARAAHTRQQVSSHEGGEP
- a CDS encoding hydrogenase subunit MbhD domain-containing protein; protein product: MNPLAATSLLLVALGGTAVVLTRDPVRQAIALSFYGLLLTLLFLVLQAPDVALSELAVGAAALPVILLVSLSKVGPQKQ
- a CDS encoding sensory rhodopsin transducer, which codes for MPDPIGSKRWAIAEGYIPGWSHGPEPAMTSHETACLLNVSDKDAQVEITIFFSDREPAGPYKKTLPARRTMHLRFNDLDDPEPIPHETNYASLIESDVPIVVQHTRLDSRQAENALITTIAFAGS
- a CDS encoding proton-conducting transporter membrane subunit codes for the protein MSALGPLAVAIPLLVAAILTATGAIGLRRLRDAIAVLTAIAVAIFCGILLFGSRDATIVYWFGNWRPHGGVAIGIDFAIDPLGAGIALLAALLTTASLIYSWWYFDTAGSLFSTLMLAFLAGMVGFALSGDLFNMFVFFELMGAAGYALTGFKIEEEPALMGAFSFAVVNTLGAFLVLIGLGLLYGRTGALNLAQIGRALDGHPADGLVIGAFVLIASGFGVKAAVVPLHFWLDDAHAVAPSPVCVLFSGVMVELGLYAIARVYWSVFAGAFEPSRDAIRGIGVGVATATVLVGGVMSFCQSHLKRLLAFSTISHVGMFLLGMAMLSPLGLAGAALEIGGHGVIKGALFLGAGILLNCFESVDTNQLRGRGRRLPILGTLMAIAAVALCGFPYLGLNGGEGIAVRAAEHQHLGFISYVMLCGSILTGGAVLRALAEVFLGLEAKQPEAHRTPSHENREVDQKFNRPPIVMLAPMVLLLAIGVGLGTVAGVEKAANGGARMFVDHPGYASAVLDGTHADRTVLSAANDRSAGESDQTDRWPAILHGLLATGGAVLLAVLSVFRGRIPHAIRRSSRAIFSPILRPLRSLHSGHIGDYVAWLLFGVALFGGLMAVFCRR
- a CDS encoding glucan 1,4-alpha-glucosidase, translated to MATMADELHMIHSPQAPGKPGAKPHWTTSQKTSVGTARNLASHVWFTTHHGILGEIFYPRIDSAAARDLGMIVTDGDSFFSEEKTDTQSNVLWLGHGIPAFQITNACKQGHYTIEKTIVADPWRHSILQQIRFRAMRGSPSRYHLYALLAPHLEDRGAGNNAFLDDFKGIPMLMADREGFALALACSAAWLHRSAGYVGVSDGWQDLHEHKQLTCKYDRADDGNVALVGEIDLSEEKEFVLALGFGRNSSEAAHRARASLNHGFDAALERYVKEWTGWQKTLDHLDSGEKANSSAYRTSTAVLATHESKDFQGGTIASLSDPWGEIHGDKDKAGYHVVWPRDAYETASALIAAGATDEVLRALRFFETTQEADGHWPQNMWLDGTEFWKGIQLDEVASPILLLDLARRHEKIQPGELDRLWLMVRKAAGYIVRHGPSTQEDRWEEDAGLTAYTLGAMIAALLVAAEMAAGNNEPKLAAYLRETADAWNDAIERWTYVEQTALAKKVGVDGYYVRIAPKERLSGRIPLTEEMIKIPNLPGDNEFAADAIVSVDSLALVRFGLRAAGDPRIVNTVRVVDAVLKVDTPKGPCWHRYNHDGYGEHEDGSPFDGTGVGRVWPLFAGERAHYELAAGRTREARRLLESMEALASDSGLISEQVWDREPIPEKELFPGRPTGSARPLVWAHAEHVKLLRSLADGKVFDTPPQTVERYLVEKTRGKHAPWRLDAQVQRIPAGHILRIETEAPARIRWSADGWKTAENTDSRDTDIGMYVADLPIRSLAAGARIVFTIYWLDAGNWEGKDFSVGVVN
- a CDS encoding cation:proton antiporter subunit C, which codes for MNYLPFAVTAWLFVIGAYGIVTSRNLIHLIVCLSVIQSSTYVLLLSIGYVAGAGPPVFANVPPGTPAVDPIVQAMALTDIVVGATVTALLLAMAVQVHKHLKTLDPRQDRPMEG
- a CDS encoding mechanosensitive ion channel domain-containing protein, yielding MDNFIRFVGPGRAVEVFNVRLVGLNAQTGMKIVFTLLFIFFLWALNWCLKKIATLALRGRFNRRAGFWTSQTIHLVLAALFLLALISIWFDNPSQLTTVFGLFSAGLAVALQKVITSLSGYFVILRGRTFNIGDRIVMGGVRGDVIGLGFIQTTIMEMGQPPAEQADEPAMWVRSRQYTGRLVTVTNDKIFEEPVFNYSHEFPYIWEEMMLPVGYTADRDRAEQILLDVAKKHTEKISDLGADAAKELRRRYPVDIDDWEPRVYWRLTDNWLELTVRFLTRTHDIRSLKDRMSREIIKSLDEAHIGIASSTYDVVGFPPLKIDLDAATIDRLRPSKADPQSNADQSVKEDQPSDGNSQPAKR
- a CDS encoding MnhB domain-containing protein, with amino-acid sequence MSDRTRKLLFFASAAGFGAFLLWALAGLPRFGDYRGAYGRAINSLGVPARHVTDMATAINFDFRGFDTLGEEYILFVSVTGLALLLRRMRGEIEDAPLEFAPDRQVKPRGDCVGGLGLLLTGATNLFGLYIVVHAHLTPGGGFQGGAILGTACLLVYLAIGYRVFRTISPKSLMESAESIGAGGYAAIGIATLIASGAFLANCLPLGKTGNLFSGGTIPVINLAVGLEVAGGFILMFAEFLKTTRRPAESRKP